ACCTGCTGGTCAATGGCTCCTCCGGCATCGCCGTGGGCATGGCCACCAACATCCCGCCGCACAACCTGCGCGAGGTGGTCGACGCCCTCCTGCTGCTGATCGAAGACCGCTCCGTCGACCTGGCGGCGCTGATGCGGCGCCTGCCCGGGCCGGACTTCCCCACCGGCGCGCTCATCGTCGGACGCCAGGGCATCCGCCAGGCCTACGAGACGGGGCGCGGCATCATCACGCTGCGCGCGCGGGCGCATATCGAGACCGGCAAGGGCGACCGGCAGCGCATCGTCGTTGAGGAGCTGCCCTACGAGGTCAACAAGGCGAAGCTGATCGAGCAGATCGCCGAGGAAGTGCGGGAGCGGCGCATCGAGGGCATCTCCGACCTGCGCGACGAGACCGACCGGAGCGGGATGCGCATCGTCATCGAGCTGCAGCGCGGTGCCAACGCCAACGTGGTGCTGAACAAGCTCTACAAGGCCACCGCCCTGCAGCAGAACTTCGGCATCATCCTGCTGGCGCTGGTCGACCAGCAGCCGCGCGTCCTCAACCTGAAGGAGATGCTGGAGCTCTACCTGGACCACCAGGAGGTGGTGGTCCGGCGCCGGAGCCGCTTCGAGCTGGAGAGGGCCGAGGAGCGGGCGCACATCCTGGAGGGCCTGCGCATCGCCCTCGACCAGATCGACGCCATCATCGCCCTGATCCGCGCCTCCGAGACGGTGGAGGAGGCGCGCCAGGGGTTGATGGAGCGTTTCGGTCTGAGCGAGAAGCAGGCGCAAGCCATCCTGGACATGCGCCTGCAGCGCCTGACCGGCCTGGAGCGCGAGAAGATCGAGGAGGAGTACCGCGGGCTCCTGGAGCGCATCGCCGAGCTGCGCGCCATCCTGGCCGACGAGAGCCGTCTGCTGGCCGTCATCCGCCAGGAGCTGGTGGAGATCCGCGACAAGTACGGCGACGCCCGGCGGACGCAGATCGTCGCCGGCGAGGCGGCCTTCGACGAGGAGGACCTGATCGCCGACGAGGAGTGCGTCATCACCGTCACCCACTTCGGCTACGTCAAACGGCAGCCGCTGGACACCTACCGGAGCCAGCACCGCGGCGGGCGGGGCGTGGCCGGGACGGCGGTGCGGAACGAGGACTTCGTCGAGCACCTCTTCGTGACGCGGACGCACCACTGGGTCCTGTTCTTCACCAACCGCGGGCGCGTCTACCCGCTCAAGGCGCACGAGATCCCCGAGGCCGGGCGCAGCGCGCGCGGGACGGCGGCGGTCAACCTGGTGCCGCTGGAGAGCGGGGAGAGCATCACCGCGGTGGTGACGGTGCCCGACTTCGAGGGCGAGGAGGACTTCCTGGTGATGGCGACGCGCAGGGGCGTCGTCAAGCGGACGGCGCTGCGCGAGTTCGCCTCGGGGCGCCGCGCCGGCCTGGTGGCGCTGGGCCTGGACGAGGGCGACGAGCTGATCGCCGTGGCGCCGGCGCGGGAGCCGGCGGAGCTGCTTTTGGCCAGCCGCGAGGGGATGGCCATCCGCTTCCGCCTGGAGGAAGTCCGGCCCATGGGGCGGACGGCGCGCGGCGTTACCGGCATCCGCCTGGGCGAGGGCGACCGCCTGATCGCCATGGCGGTGGTCGACCCCGGCGCCGACCTGCTGGTGGTGACCGAGAACGGCTTCGGCAAGCGGACGCCCGTGGAGCAGTTCCGCCTTCAGGGGCGTGGCGGCATGGGCGTCCAGGCGATCCGCGCCACGCGGCGGAACGGCCCGGTGGCGGGGGCGCTGACGGTGCGCGAGGAGGACGAGGTGATGGCCATCAGCTCCCAGGGCGTCCTGATCCGCTACCCGGTCCGCGACGTGCCGCGCCTGGGCCGGCTCACCCAGGGCGTCAGCCTGATGCGCCTGGGCGAGGGTGACGCGCTGGTGGCGGTGGCGCGCATCGAGGCCGAGGACGGGGCGGACGGCGGGCGATGAGCGGGGGCGCGAGCCGCGGGGAGGGCGCGGGGGCCGCCGGGCGGCCGGAACGGGCGGAGCGGGCGCAGCCGGCGGTGCGGGCGGCGCGGCTCGCGGCGGGCAAGCTCCCGCCCGACCTCCTGGAGGGCCTGGTCCTCCGCCACCGCGGTGCGCGGCGGCCGGAGCTGTTGCGCGGCGGGGCCACGGGCGAGGACGCGGCCGTCCTCGACCTGGGGGGCGACCTGGTGGTCGCCTCCACCGATCCCATCACCGCCGCCGAGGCCGACGCCGGCTGGCTGGCGGTCCACGTCTCCGCCAACGACGTGGCCGCGGCGGGGGCGGAGCCGGTGGCGGTCCTGCTGACGCTCCTCCTGCCGGAGGGGAGCGAGCCCGCCCTGGTGGAGCGGCTGATGGAGGGCGCCGAGCAGGCGGCGGAGGAAGTGGGGCTGGCCGTCGCCGGCGGCCACACCGAGGTGACGCCCGGCCTGCCCCGGCCCATCCTCTGCTCCACCGTGCTGGGGCGCCGACCGCGCGGGCGGGACGTCCACGCCGGCGGCCTGCGGCCCGGCGACGCGCTCCTCCTGGCGGGGAGCGCGGGCATGGAGGGCGCCGCCATCCTGGCCGCCGACCGGGCGGAGGAGGTGCGCGCGGCGCTGGGCGAAGCCGCCTGGCAACGCCTCGTGGAGCTCCGCCGGCGGATCAGCATCGTGCCCGCCGCGCGCCTCGCGCTGGAGGCGGGCAGCCGGGCGCTGCACGACGTGACCGAGGGCGGCGTCTGGGGCGCGGCCTACGAGATGGCGGCCGCCTCGGGGGTGGGGCTGGAGCTGGAGGCGGAGGCGGTGCCCGTGCTGCCCGAGGTGCGCCGGCTCTGCGACCACTTCGGCCTCGACGTCTACCGCCTCATCTCCAGCGGAAGCCTCCTGGTGGGCGTCGGGGAGGCGGCCGCGGGGCCGCTGCTGGAGCGACTGGCCGCGGCGGGCATCGAGGCGGCGCGCATCGGCCGCGCCGTGGGGCGGGAGGCCGGCCTGAGGCTGCGCGGGCCGGCCGGCTGGAGCGAGCTGGAGCCGCCCCGGGGCGACGAGCTCTGGCGGGTGCTGGGCTAGCCGGCGGCGGGGCGATGCCGCAGGCCGACGGGAGGGTGGGGCGTGCTCGATCTGCGCTGGGTTCGCGAACATCCGGAGGAAGTCCGCGCCGGCATGCGCGCCAAGGGGGTCGACGAGGCGCCGCTCGACGAGCTGCTGGCGGCCGACCGGCTCTGGCGCGAGGCGCTGGCGGAGCTGGAGGGGCTGCGCGCCACGCGCAACCGCGTCTCGGAGGAGATCGGCCGCCGCCGCCGCGCCGGCGAGGCGGCCGAAGAGCTGGTGGCCGAGATGCGCTCGGCCGGCGAGCGGATCAAGGAGCTGGAGGC
This window of the Bacillota bacterium genome carries:
- the gyrA gene encoding DNA gyrase subunit A is translated as PIAMELLRDLEKETVDFVPNFDGDEKEPVVLPARFPNLLVNGSSGIAVGMATNIPPHNLREVVDALLLLIEDRSVDLAALMRRLPGPDFPTGALIVGRQGIRQAYETGRGIITLRARAHIETGKGDRQRIVVEELPYEVNKAKLIEQIAEEVRERRIEGISDLRDETDRSGMRIVIELQRGANANVVLNKLYKATALQQNFGIILLALVDQQPRVLNLKEMLELYLDHQEVVVRRRSRFELERAEERAHILEGLRIALDQIDAIIALIRASETVEEARQGLMERFGLSEKQAQAILDMRLQRLTGLEREKIEEEYRGLLERIAELRAILADESRLLAVIRQELVEIRDKYGDARRTQIVAGEAAFDEEDLIADEECVITVTHFGYVKRQPLDTYRSQHRGGRGVAGTAVRNEDFVEHLFVTRTHHWVLFFTNRGRVYPLKAHEIPEAGRSARGTAAVNLVPLESGESITAVVTVPDFEGEEDFLVMATRRGVVKRTALREFASGRRAGLVALGLDEGDELIAVAPAREPAELLLASREGMAIRFRLEEVRPMGRTARGVTGIRLGEGDRLIAMAVVDPGADLLVVTENGFGKRTPVEQFRLQGRGGMGVQAIRATRRNGPVAGALTVREEDEVMAISSQGVLIRYPVRDVPRLGRLTQGVSLMRLGEGDALVAVARIEAEDGADGGR
- a CDS encoding AIR synthase family protein, yielding MSGGASRGEGAGAAGRPERAERAQPAVRAARLAAGKLPPDLLEGLVLRHRGARRPELLRGGATGEDAAVLDLGGDLVVASTDPITAAEADAGWLAVHVSANDVAAAGAEPVAVLLTLLLPEGSEPALVERLMEGAEQAAEEVGLAVAGGHTEVTPGLPRPILCSTVLGRRPRGRDVHAGGLRPGDALLLAGSAGMEGAAILAADRAEEVRAALGEAAWQRLVELRRRISIVPAARLALEAGSRALHDVTEGGVWGAAYEMAAASGVGLELEAEAVPVLPEVRRLCDHFGLDVYRLISSGSLLVGVGEAAAGPLLERLAAAGIEAARIGRAVGREAGLRLRGPAGWSELEPPRGDELWRVLG